One Rhodobacteraceae bacterium M385 genomic region harbors:
- the pbpC gene encoding penicillin-binding protein 1C, protein MIRALAITFSLLLAALLAGGLLWLDRWVDETELPPLTLETGVEVLDRNGDLLRAYTVENGRWRLPVSYDAVDPAYIDMLVAYEDRRYWTHPGVDLRSFLRAGWQRLTTGRIVSGGSTLTMQVARLLEDSGTGAWGGKIRQIRLALALERRLSKEDILTLYLHLAPFGGNIEGVRAATLTWFGTEPHRLTAAQSALLVALPQAPNSRRPDRFPEAAEIARNRVLTRAVQFTDLTEAEIAWAREEPIPTERRDFPALAAHLADRAITGRPTQGTHHLTLDASLQRQMERLATRAIGDLGPRMSAAIMVMDHGSGEVLASVGSPDYTDTAREGFVDMTQAVRSPGSTLKPLIYGLAFDAGLLHPQTMIEDRPISIAGYAPQNFDALFRGEVTATQALQTSLNIPAVTLLEAIGPHQMLSAMGRAGMAVHLPEGEEPGLAIALGGLGTSMQDLMALYAGIARGGVAAPLHWREGEAEEGQRIVSDTAAWYLGDILGGVAPPPNAPRIGLSYKTGTSYGHRDAWAFGFDGQHVVGIWMGRADGASVPGAFGAELSAPLLFEAFSRISDETTPRRPPPPGALTLTTAQLPETLRRFGPSPTSGGDAGPAITFPPEGAVLAYQPGLPLLARVAEGTPPFTWLWNGAPVATRIYDREIALEAETGFAELTVIDATGQAQRRHVEIEN, encoded by the coding sequence ATGATACGCGCCCTCGCGATCACCTTCAGCCTGCTCCTCGCTGCGCTCCTCGCCGGCGGGCTGTTGTGGCTGGACCGTTGGGTTGATGAGACAGAGCTTCCGCCACTAACGCTGGAAACCGGGGTGGAGGTTCTGGACCGTAACGGCGACCTGTTGCGGGCCTATACCGTGGAAAATGGGCGCTGGCGCTTGCCGGTGTCCTATGACGCGGTCGATCCCGCCTATATCGACATGCTTGTTGCCTATGAAGATCGCCGATACTGGACCCACCCGGGCGTTGATCTGCGCAGCTTTCTGCGGGCCGGGTGGCAGCGGCTTACCACGGGGCGCATCGTCTCTGGCGGCTCGACCCTGACGATGCAGGTGGCGCGGTTGTTGGAGGATTCTGGCACCGGCGCATGGGGCGGAAAGATCCGGCAAATCCGCCTTGCTTTGGCGTTGGAGCGGCGGTTATCGAAGGAAGACATCCTTACGCTCTACCTCCACCTGGCTCCCTTTGGCGGAAATATCGAAGGGGTACGCGCCGCGACGCTCACGTGGTTTGGGACTGAGCCCCATCGTTTGACCGCCGCGCAGTCTGCCTTGCTTGTCGCCCTGCCCCAAGCGCCGAACTCTCGCCGCCCGGACCGCTTTCCAGAGGCCGCGGAAATCGCCCGCAACCGGGTGTTGACCCGCGCGGTGCAATTCACCGACCTGACCGAAGCGGAAATCGCTTGGGCGCGGGAGGAGCCTATTCCCACCGAACGGCGAGATTTCCCCGCCCTCGCCGCGCATCTGGCGGACCGGGCGATTACCGGCAGACCCACGCAGGGGACGCATCACCTGACGCTCGACGCGAGCCTGCAACGGCAGATGGAGCGTCTCGCGACGCGCGCGATCGGTGATCTGGGGCCACGCATGTCCGCCGCGATCATGGTGATGGACCACGGCAGCGGAGAGGTCTTGGCCTCTGTCGGATCGCCTGATTACACCGATACCGCGCGAGAGGGGTTCGTGGATATGACCCAAGCCGTACGCTCTCCGGGATCGACGCTAAAGCCGCTGATCTATGGTCTCGCCTTTGACGCAGGACTGCTGCATCCGCAAACCATGATCGAAGATCGCCCGATCTCTATCGCAGGCTACGCACCGCAGAATTTCGACGCCCTGTTTCGGGGAGAAGTCACGGCAACACAGGCTTTGCAAACGTCTCTGAACATACCCGCGGTGACACTTCTGGAGGCAATCGGTCCGCACCAAATGCTTTCGGCGATGGGTCGAGCGGGAATGGCGGTTCACTTGCCAGAAGGGGAGGAACCGGGCCTGGCCATTGCCCTAGGCGGTTTGGGCACGTCGATGCAGGATCTGATGGCGCTCTATGCCGGGATTGCGCGGGGCGGAGTGGCCGCGCCCCTGCACTGGCGGGAGGGGGAAGCGGAGGAAGGGCAGCGCATCGTGTCGGACACGGCGGCATGGTACCTGGGCGATATATTGGGAGGGGTTGCGCCCCCGCCCAATGCGCCGCGCATCGGGTTGAGCTACAAGACGGGCACCAGCTACGGGCACCGGGATGCCTGGGCGTTCGGTTTTGATGGGCAGCATGTGGTGGGCATCTGGATGGGCCGCGCTGATGGCGCATCGGTGCCCGGAGCCTTTGGGGCAGAGCTTTCTGCACCACTACTGTTCGAAGCCTTCTCCCGCATCAGTGACGAAACAACGCCGCGCCGACCGCCCCCGCCGGGTGCTTTGACCCTCACCACTGCGCAACTGCCCGAAACCCTGCGCCGCTTTGGCCCCTCCCCCACGTCCGGTGGAGACGCCGGCCCCGCCATCACCTTCCCCCCCGAAGGCGCGGTTCTGGCCTATCAACCTGGCCTGCCGCTTCTGGCGCGGGTGGCGGAAGGAACGCCGCCGTTCACTTGGCTTTGGAACGGCGCGCCGGTGGCCACGCGCATATACGACCGCGAAATAGCACTAGAAGCCGAGACCGGCTTTGCGGAACTCACCGTCATCGACGCCACAGGCCAAGCCCAGCGCCGCCACGTGGAAATCGAAAACTAG
- a CDS encoding phosphoserine transaminase has protein sequence MVTETPGTRPTTKPVNARFSSGPCAKPPTWTVDALKDAPLGRSHRAAVGKDLLKGVIDDTARILGLPEGYRVGIVPASDTGAMEMAMWSLLGARKATMLAWESFGAGWVTDVVKQLKLDAEVKTADYGQIVDLAEVDFDTDVVFTWNGTTSGVRVPNGDAIPADRAGLTICDATSAAFAQDLPWDKLDVTTFSWQKVMGGEAAHGMIILSPRAVERLESYTPAWPLPKIFRLTKGGKLIDGIFKGATINTPSMLAVEDYAFALNWADSIGGLSGLMQRADANANAIHAFTDARDWIANLADDPATRSNTSVCLKFTDARIQDGAAFAKAVAKRLSDEGVALDIGAYRDAPAGLRIWCGATVETSDIEAMLPWLDWAFHAEIEAQA, from the coding sequence ATGGTTACTGAGACACCGGGCACACGCCCGACCACGAAACCCGTGAACGCACGCTTTTCGTCCGGCCCCTGCGCCAAACCCCCGACATGGACAGTAGACGCGCTGAAAGATGCGCCCCTTGGCCGCTCGCACCGTGCGGCAGTGGGTAAAGACCTGCTGAAAGGCGTGATCGACGACACCGCCCGCATTCTGGGCCTGCCCGAGGGCTACCGTGTCGGCATCGTCCCGGCCTCGGACACTGGCGCTATGGAAATGGCGATGTGGTCCCTTCTGGGCGCGCGCAAAGCGACCATGCTGGCTTGGGAAAGCTTCGGCGCGGGCTGGGTCACGGATGTTGTCAAACAGCTGAAACTCGATGCCGAGGTGAAAACCGCAGACTACGGTCAGATCGTGGACCTGGCCGAGGTCGATTTCGACACAGACGTTGTCTTCACTTGGAACGGCACCACCTCGGGCGTCCGCGTGCCGAACGGCGACGCCATCCCGGCGGACCGCGCTGGCCTGACAATCTGCGACGCAACATCCGCGGCCTTCGCCCAGGATCTGCCCTGGGACAAGCTGGATGTGACCACCTTTTCCTGGCAGAAAGTCATGGGCGGCGAAGCGGCCCACGGGATGATCATCCTCAGCCCCCGCGCGGTAGAACGCCTCGAATCCTACACACCGGCTTGGCCCCTGCCGAAAATCTTCCGCCTGACCAAAGGCGGCAAGCTGATCGATGGCATCTTCAAAGGTGCCACGATCAACACGCCCTCCATGCTGGCCGTTGAAGACTACGCCTTTGCCCTGAACTGGGCCGACAGTATCGGCGGCCTTTCTGGCCTGATGCAACGCGCCGATGCCAACGCCAACGCCATCCACGCCTTCACCGACGCCCGTGACTGGATCGCGAACCTCGCCGATGATCCGGCAACACGTTCCAACACGTCCGTCTGCCTGAAGTTCACCGATGCCCGTATCCAAGACGGGGCCGCCTTCGCCAAAGCCGTTGCCAAACGGCTCTCCGATGAAGGCGTCGCTCTGGATATCGGCGCCTACCGCGATGCCCCTGCGGGTCTTCGCATCTGGTGCGGTGCCACCGTGGAAACCTCGGATATCGAGGCCATGCTTCCTTGGCTCGACTGGGCCTTCCACGCAGAGATCGAAGCGCAGGCCTAA
- a CDS encoding ABC transporter ATP-binding protein, producing METPLLDLRDIRKTYPSDHGPLRVLDGVSVTLSARETLALTGESGSGKSTLLHLSGGLDQPDSGAVVLDGQDIGQLDDAARAHVRRMRIGLIFQQFNLVPSLSVGANIALQARLAGRHDRAFAAELAERLGLSALLSRYPEQLSGGQQQRVAIARALAPRPALLLADEPTGNLDEETGDSVLTLLLELVAETGAGLLMVTHSPRLADRLGRRVHLSRGGLGG from the coding sequence ATGGAAACGCCTTTGCTTGATCTGCGTGACATTCGCAAAACTTACCCCTCCGATCATGGCCCTTTGCGGGTGCTTGATGGGGTATCTGTCACCTTGAGCGCGCGGGAAACGCTGGCGCTGACCGGGGAAAGTGGATCGGGGAAATCCACGTTGCTGCATCTGTCGGGCGGCCTTGACCAACCCGATAGCGGAGCGGTCGTTCTGGACGGCCAGGACATTGGACAGCTTGACGACGCGGCCCGTGCCCATGTGCGGCGGATGCGGATCGGGCTGATCTTTCAACAATTCAACCTTGTGCCCTCGCTATCGGTCGGGGCGAATATCGCGCTTCAGGCGCGTCTGGCGGGGCGCCATGACAGGGCTTTTGCCGCTGAACTGGCAGAGCGTTTGGGGCTGAGCGCCTTGCTGTCGCGCTACCCGGAACAGCTTTCGGGCGGCCAGCAACAGCGCGTTGCCATTGCCCGTGCCCTTGCTCCTCGGCCTGCGCTTTTGCTGGCCGATGAGCCCACCGGCAACCTTGATGAGGAGACCGGCGATAGCGTTCTTACCCTGTTGCTAGAGCTGGTGGCCGAAACCGGCGCGGGGCTTTTGATGGTCACCCACTCCCCCCGGCTGGCGGATCGTTTGGGGCGGCGTGTGCATCTGTCTCGTGGTGGGTTGGGCGGATAG
- the serA gene encoding phosphoglycerate dehydrogenase, translating into MAPKVLVSDKLSETAVQIFRDRGVDVTFDPSIGKDKEKLLSVIDQYDGLAIRSATKATEKIIAAATNLKVIGRAGIGVDNVDIPAASKKGIIVMNTPFGNSITTAEHAIAMMFAVARQIPEASASTHDGKWEKSKFMGVELTAKTLGVIGAGNIGSIVISRALGLKMKVIAYDPFLSEERAKEIGCQKVELDELLSRADFITMHVPFTEKTANILSAENLAKTKKGVRIINCARGGLVDEAALAELLKSGHIAGAAFDVFAQEPATENPLFHLPNVVVTPHLGAATTEAQENVALQVAEQMSDYLLSGAVTNALNMPSVTAEEAAIMGPWVKLAEHLGAFIGQLTDEPINSIDVVYNGVVTGMNLKALDCAAIAGVMKASNPDVNMVSAPVIAKERGIELSQTTQDKSGVFDGYIRLVVKTDKRERSIAGTVFSDGKPRFIQIKGINIDAEIGSHMLYTTNNDVPGIIGALGQTMGENGVNIANFTLGRSGPDGQAIALLYLDEQPPAAVLQKLMDTGLFQSVMPLQFDAV; encoded by the coding sequence ATGGCCCCCAAAGTTCTCGTATCCGACAAGCTCTCGGAAACCGCTGTCCAAATTTTCCGTGACCGTGGCGTCGACGTCACCTTCGATCCGTCCATTGGCAAGGACAAAGAAAAACTCCTGTCCGTGATCGACCAATACGATGGCCTCGCCATCCGCTCGGCCACCAAGGCCACTGAAAAAATCATCGCTGCCGCGACCAACCTCAAGGTCATTGGTCGTGCCGGGATCGGTGTCGACAACGTCGATATCCCAGCCGCGTCCAAGAAGGGCATCATTGTGATGAACACGCCCTTCGGGAACTCCATCACGACGGCAGAACATGCCATCGCGATGATGTTTGCGGTCGCCCGTCAAATCCCCGAAGCCTCGGCCTCCACCCATGACGGCAAATGGGAGAAATCCAAGTTCATGGGGGTCGAACTGACCGCGAAAACCCTCGGCGTGATCGGCGCGGGTAACATCGGCTCCATCGTTATCTCCCGCGCCCTCGGGCTGAAGATGAAGGTCATCGCCTATGACCCCTTCCTCAGCGAAGAACGCGCCAAGGAAATCGGTTGTCAGAAGGTCGAGCTGGATGAACTTCTGTCCCGCGCCGATTTCATCACCATGCACGTTCCTTTCACCGAGAAGACGGCGAACATCCTGTCGGCAGAAAACCTCGCCAAGACCAAAAAGGGCGTACGTATCATCAACTGTGCCCGGGGCGGTCTGGTGGATGAGGCAGCCTTGGCCGAGCTTCTGAAATCCGGTCATATCGCCGGTGCCGCTTTTGACGTGTTCGCGCAGGAACCTGCCACGGAAAACCCCCTGTTCCATCTGCCCAACGTCGTTGTGACGCCACACCTTGGCGCGGCCACCACGGAAGCCCAGGAAAACGTGGCGCTGCAAGTGGCTGAGCAGATGTCGGATTATCTGCTGTCCGGCGCTGTCACCAACGCGCTCAACATGCCATCGGTCACGGCGGAAGAAGCCGCAATCATGGGGCCTTGGGTCAAACTGGCCGAACACCTCGGTGCCTTCATCGGGCAGCTCACCGATGAGCCGATCAACTCCATCGACGTGGTCTACAATGGCGTTGTAACGGGCATGAACCTGAAGGCTTTGGATTGTGCGGCAATTGCGGGCGTGATGAAGGCCAGCAACCCTGACGTGAACATGGTGTCGGCTCCTGTCATCGCAAAAGAGCGCGGGATTGAACTGTCGCAGACAACCCAAGACAAGTCCGGTGTGTTTGACGGCTACATTCGCCTTGTGGTGAAAACCGACAAGCGTGAACGCTCGATTGCTGGTACGGTCTTCAGCGATGGCAAGCCGCGTTTCATTCAGATCAAAGGCATCAACATTGATGCCGAGATTGGCTCTCATATGCTCTACACCACCAACAACGATGTTCCCGGCATCATCGGTGCCCTGGGTCAAACGATGGGGGAGAACGGCGTGAACATCGCGAACTTCACCCTTGGGCGCTCTGGCCCTGACGGTCAGGCCATTGCGCTGTTGTACCTGGACGAACAGCCACCGGCGGCAGTGTTGCAGAAACTGATGGACACGGGCCTGTTCCAGTCGGTCATGCCTCTGCAATTTGACGCGGTGTAA
- a CDS encoding alpha/beta hydrolase, with protein sequence MQITDWDDAYSNGVYVENLHEITSGWEARSALMTPDDSLPGADLYLPEGTPQGLTVIVHGGYWMSFSAREFAHLAAGPRAAGQAVAMASYTLAPRARIAEITAEVARAITAAAQRIDGPIRLTGHSAGGHLVTRMLCEGVLPEDVAARVVHTLSISGVHDLRPLLRTQMNLTLRMTEEEAAAESPALQTPLPGARLTCVVGAEERPEFRRQNALLANIWLGLGAVTEVIELPGENHFSIIAGLESTRGPLTKLLLT encoded by the coding sequence ATGCAGATTACAGATTGGGACGACGCCTATTCCAACGGCGTATATGTAGAGAACTTGCACGAGATCACCTCTGGCTGGGAGGCGCGGTCTGCTCTGATGACCCCGGACGACTCCTTACCCGGCGCCGATCTTTACCTTCCAGAAGGGACACCCCAAGGGCTGACCGTAATCGTCCACGGCGGCTATTGGATGTCGTTTTCAGCCCGTGAATTCGCCCATCTGGCCGCTGGGCCCCGTGCCGCCGGGCAGGCCGTTGCGATGGCCAGTTACACGCTCGCGCCTCGTGCAAGGATCGCGGAAATCACCGCAGAGGTCGCCCGTGCCATCACCGCCGCCGCCCAGCGCATTGATGGCCCGATCCGCCTGACAGGCCATTCCGCCGGCGGCCATCTGGTAACCCGGATGCTTTGCGAAGGGGTGCTGCCAGAGGATGTCGCCGCCCGCGTGGTTCACACCCTCTCAATCTCGGGCGTCCACGACCTGCGCCCCCTGCTGCGCACGCAGATGAACCTCACCCTACGCATGACCGAAGAAGAGGCCGCAGCAGAAAGCCCTGCCTTGCAAACGCCCCTTCCCGGCGCACGCCTGACCTGTGTTGTCGGCGCAGAGGAACGGCCCGAGTTCCGCCGCCAGAACGCGCTTTTGGCTAATATCTGGCTCGGCCTAGGTGCTGTGACCGAGGTGATAGAACTACCCGGCGAAAACCACTTCTCCATCATCGCAGGCCTCGAAAGCACCCGAGGCCCGCTGACCAAACTGCTTCTGACATGA
- a CDS encoding ABC transporter permease → MLYTALLSLISHWRRHPGQFAMLALGLALATALWSGVQAINAEARSAYDRAAATLGQDQIARLERPDGQPIDPADYVALRAAGYLVSPVISGEVRDANGRLRLLGIDPLTLPPDAQGPALDGGLDLVGFFTAPGVLLMGEATANGALPADLPPIQISDTVPPAAAITDISTAARLLGHAGPSYLLVNPVQPLGLPPLAEDTTLTLRAPDNGGDIARLTDSFHLNLTAFGFLSFGVGLFIVHAAIGLAFEQRRAIVRTLRALGTPLRTILLALSLELAVIALLAGVIGVAMGYVVAASLMPGVAGTLRGLYGAEIAGVLQFSPYWALSGLFITLIGTAAAAIQAMIRTARMPLLAPAMPRAWAQASGRMIRLQALAALGLFALSGALALSGAGLIAAFGCLACLLIGAALALPALMTGALSLIRPKGAFAEWVVADTRQQIPGLSLALMALLLALSANIGVSTMVGSFRATFLGWLDQRLASELYVTAATPDEAQILMAALAPEVDAILPIVSTPLRLFDQPAELFGVVDHATYRAAWPFLSQASDPWGRLATGDAILVNEQMARREGLSVGDTVDIAGGLPIVGIYSDYGNPSGQAIVSLTRLTEMFPDLRPRRFAIRIAPEAAPALATRLREDFSLPPDAVTNQAQVKAFSVAVFDQTFRVTGALNVLTLGVAGIALLTSLLTLANLRLPQLAPIWAIGASRAQLAWVEMARSLILAAITFLAALPVGLALAWVLLALVNVEAFGWRLPMRVFPGDWLLLGLLALLAAGLAALGPTLRLARIPPARLTQVFAQEC, encoded by the coding sequence ATGCTCTACACCGCCCTTTTGAGCCTAATTTCCCATTGGCGCCGCCACCCCGGCCAATTCGCGATGCTGGCCCTTGGACTGGCCTTGGCCACCGCCCTTTGGTCCGGTGTGCAAGCCATCAACGCCGAGGCGCGATCTGCCTATGACAGGGCCGCCGCCACCCTTGGGCAGGATCAGATCGCCCGGTTGGAACGCCCCGATGGGCAGCCGATTGACCCCGCCGACTATGTCGCCCTTCGCGCGGCGGGATACCTCGTATCTCCGGTGATCTCGGGCGAGGTGCGGGACGCCAATGGCAGGTTGCGCCTGCTGGGGATTGATCCGTTGACCCTGCCACCCGATGCGCAGGGCCCTGCCTTGGACGGCGGCCTGGATCTTGTCGGGTTTTTTACCGCGCCGGGTGTGCTTTTGATGGGGGAGGCGACGGCCAACGGCGCGCTTCCGGCCGACCTTCCGCCGATCCAGATCAGCGATACGGTACCCCCCGCCGCCGCGATCACCGATATCTCGACAGCCGCGCGGCTGTTGGGCCACGCCGGGCCTTCTTATCTGCTGGTGAACCCGGTCCAGCCCCTTGGTTTGCCGCCCTTGGCTGAGGACACGACGCTAACCCTGCGCGCACCCGATAATGGCGGTGACATCGCGCGGTTGACCGATAGCTTTCATCTGAACCTGACGGCCTTTGGCTTCCTGTCGTTTGGGGTTGGGTTGTTCATTGTCCACGCCGCAATTGGGCTGGCGTTTGAACAGCGTCGTGCCATCGTGCGGACCTTGCGGGCCTTGGGCACGCCCCTTCGCACGATCCTTTTGGCGCTGTCACTGGAGCTTGCCGTGATCGCGCTTCTGGCCGGGGTGATCGGCGTCGCAATGGGCTATGTTGTGGCTGCCAGCCTGATGCCCGGCGTCGCTGGAACCCTGCGTGGACTTTATGGGGCCGAGATCGCGGGCGTGCTTCAGTTCAGTCCCTATTGGGCGCTTTCGGGTCTATTCATTACCCTGATTGGCACCGCTGCGGCAGCGATACAGGCGATGATCCGTACAGCGCGGATGCCGCTTCTGGCGCCCGCGATGCCGCGGGCTTGGGCGCAGGCCTCGGGCCGGATGATCCGCTTGCAGGCCCTCGCGGCGCTCGGGCTATTCGCCCTGTCGGGCGCGCTGGCCCTGTCGGGCGCGGGACTCATCGCAGCCTTCGGCTGCTTGGCGTGCTTGCTGATCGGCGCGGCACTGGCGTTGCCAGCTTTGATGACCGGAGCGCTGTCGTTGATCCGCCCCAAGGGCGCTTTCGCGGAGTGGGTCGTGGCCGATACGCGCCAGCAAATTCCCGGCCTGTCGCTGGCGCTTATGGCGTTGCTGCTGGCGCTGTCGGCAAATATCGGGGTCTCCACCATGGTTGGCTCGTTCCGCGCGACGTTCCTCGGCTGGCTTGACCAGCGGCTTGCGTCCGAGCTTTACGTGACCGCTGCCACCCCGGACGAGGCGCAGATCCTCATGGCCGCCCTCGCCCCAGAGGTGGATGCGATCCTGCCCATCGTCTCCACTCCCCTGCGTCTCTTTGACCAACCGGCCGAGCTATTCGGCGTCGTCGATCACGCCACCTACCGCGCCGCTTGGCCGTTTCTGTCGCAAGCCTCGGACCCTTGGGGGCGGCTCGCGACGGGCGATGCGATCTTGGTGAATGAACAGATGGCCCGCCGTGAGGGCCTATCTGTCGGGGACACCGTAGACATCGCGGGCGGCTTGCCGATCGTGGGGATATACTCCGATTACGGCAACCCCAGCGGGCAAGCGATTGTGTCTCTGACCCGCCTGACAGAGATGTTCCCGGACCTGCGCCCCCGCCGCTTTGCCATCCGCATTGCGCCCGAAGCGGCCCCCGCATTAGCCACCCGATTGCGAGAGGACTTCAGCCTTCCCCCCGACGCCGTGACAAACCAAGCGCAGGTTAAAGCCTTTTCCGTCGCGGTCTTCGACCAAACCTTCCGCGTGACGGGCGCCTTGAACGTGCTGACCCTTGGCGTGGCGGGCATCGCCTTGCTGACCAGCCTGCTGACCCTCGCCAATTTGCGCTTGCCGCAATTGGCCCCGATCTGGGCCATCGGCGCATCCAGGGCGCAGCTTGCTTGGGTGGAAATGGCGCGAAGCCTGATCCTGGCGGCAATCACCTTTCTGGCGGCCCTGCCCGTGGGCCTCGCGTTGGCATGGGTGCTGCTCGCCCTGGTAAACGTCGAGGCATTTGGCTGGCGCCTACCCATGCGCGTGTTCCCCGGCGATTGGCTGCTCCTCGGCCTCTTGGCCCTGCTCGCCGCTGGCCTCGCGGCCCTAGGCCCGACCCTTCGACTTGCGCGGATACCCCCCGCGCGGCTCACCCAAGTTTTCGCACAGGAATGCTGA
- a CDS encoding acetyl-CoA C-acyltransferase family protein, translating to MDDIVILSGARTAIGTFGGALAGTAPIDTGATVAKAALERAGVEGGQIGHVVFGHVINTEPRDMYLSRVAAMQAGIPETTPAMNVNRLCGSGAQAIVSTIQSLAMGDADFGLAGGAESMSRSPYISSATRFGQKMGDVKTLDMMLGALNCPFGTGHMGVTAENVADEHDVTRAQMDAFAMTSQERAANAIAQGYFAEQIVPVEVRVKRDMVPFEVDEHPKATSLEALGGLRAVFQKDGRVTAGNASGINDGAAALVLARAEAAEAAGLTPRARVLGYAHAGVRPEVMGIGPVPAVENLLAKTGLSIGDFDVIESNEAFAAQALAVNKGLGLDPAKVNPNGGAIALGHPVGATGAIITVKALYELERIGGKRALITMCIGGGQGIALAIERP from the coding sequence ATGGACGATATCGTCATCTTGTCAGGCGCACGTACAGCAATCGGCACGTTTGGGGGGGCATTGGCGGGCACAGCGCCGATCGACACAGGCGCGACCGTTGCCAAAGCCGCGCTGGAACGCGCGGGCGTTGAAGGCGGCCAGATCGGCCATGTGGTCTTTGGCCATGTTATCAACACGGAGCCCCGCGATATGTACCTATCTCGCGTCGCGGCGATGCAGGCAGGTATTCCAGAGACAACCCCTGCGATGAACGTGAACCGCCTCTGCGGATCTGGAGCGCAGGCGATTGTCAGCACGATACAGTCTCTCGCCATGGGGGATGCGGATTTCGGGCTCGCTGGCGGCGCGGAAAGCATGTCGCGCTCGCCTTATATCTCTTCGGCTACGCGGTTCGGGCAGAAGATGGGCGACGTGAAGACGCTGGACATGATGCTGGGGGCGCTGAACTGTCCCTTCGGAACCGGCCATATGGGCGTCACAGCGGAAAACGTCGCCGATGAACACGACGTGACCCGGGCGCAGATGGATGCCTTTGCCATGACCTCGCAAGAGCGCGCAGCAAACGCGATTGCCCAGGGGTACTTTGCCGAGCAAATTGTACCGGTAGAGGTTCGCGTGAAGCGCGACATGGTGCCGTTTGAGGTGGATGAACACCCTAAGGCGACCTCACTCGAAGCGCTCGGCGGTCTCCGAGCCGTCTTCCAAAAAGACGGCCGCGTGACAGCGGGCAACGCCAGCGGAATCAACGACGGCGCGGCGGCGCTGGTGCTGGCGCGAGCTGAGGCGGCGGAAGCCGCTGGCCTTACCCCCCGTGCCCGTGTGTTGGGTTACGCCCACGCCGGTGTGCGGCCCGAAGTCATGGGGATCGGCCCGGTGCCAGCGGTCGAAAACCTGCTCGCGAAGACCGGCCTGAGCATCGGCGACTTTGACGTGATCGAATCGAACGAAGCCTTCGCCGCGCAAGCGCTGGCGGTGAACAAAGGGCTCGGCCTCGACCCGGCCAAGGTGAACCCCAACGGCGGCGCGATTGCCCTTGGCCACCCGGTCGGCGCGACCGGTGCGATCATCACCGTGAAGGCGTTGTATGAACTGGAGCGGATCGGCGGCAAACGCGCCCTGATCACCATGTGCATCGGCGGCGGGCAGGGCATCGCGCTTGCTATCGAACGCCCGTGA